From the Glycine max cultivar Williams 82 chromosome 11, Glycine_max_v4.0, whole genome shotgun sequence genome, the window ACCTTGTCATATAATCCATCAAAAGCTAAGTTCCAAGATCCGTACGTATGATCTCtgaaaaacaaattgaaaagtAGGCCTGAACATATAAAGAGGCAAATCTAAAATCATATACCATGCCCTCATGACCTGACAGTAGTGCAACTCTCTCCACTGGGAGTCTTCCATCATGATCAGGGTTCAATCCAAGATGCCATATTGCAAGTCCCTTGTGGGTTGCAACCGCAATGATCTCATATGGTCTACAAGAAAATCATACCATAATATATGATTGTAACAGAACAGGTTCTTTCACATTTCATTGACAATGTAAAGACTGATGGTAGACATAACCACAGTCTGAGCCTAGTATAACAAAGTTCCTCACATTAGTTGACTTATATGGAATCATGGCTATCACGCCAATCCAACCTCATTTTGATGCCAGCCAAGCTATATGAGGAAGTCCAGGCCAATAAATGTGAttgtcatttttataaaattttacaagtATTTACCTGCCAATATTTGGTGCCCATGCAACAGCATAAACCTGATCACCCTTGTCCTCAGGCAGTGCCAGTTCTGCCACAGGAAGCCATCTTTGATGAGCCTGATCAAATTCCCAAACCTGTGGGGGAAAAGTATCACATGCCAGAGATGTAAAATCCCCCTCTCCAAACCCAATAGAAGGAAGATGTGGAAAAAATTTCTTCTGTTGAAATACTGAAATCTTTCACATTGTCACAGCTTGTATCATTTGCAAGGTTATGCACAGTTCAGAGATGGAGAGACAATTCCAAAATGCAACCATAGAAAAGTATAGATATTACGGctgaaatcaataaaataacagGGCAAAATTGTAGCATTGAGTTACCTTAGAAGAATTAAGCTCTGGTGTATTTGAATTAAAGCCTACAAGGAAGCTGGATTCCTGGCTTCCACCTTTTTGTGGATTCCAAGATATGGATGCTGAGAGGCATGAAGCCTTTCCAAATGAAGACACTGACTCaataacattttgaaattcagCCTAAAAAGAGAGAacagaaataaaagaataataagttGATATTCTAGCAGTAAGAATATTTAGTATGACATTTCATGACTCAAAGGGAAGGTATAATTCGAGCAATAGGTAAAACAAGTTAGTATCACCTGAAGCTGCCAGTTTCTCAGTTCCAAGGGATCCGAGAGCTCAAAAACTCTTACATTACCATCTGAATATGCAGCAACCTATAAtgttcataaaattaataaataagagtAAATAATTAGTGCACTAGATATAAGCATGCTTACAGAATTTCACATAAAAGAATGCAGCCACAATGTAACCAGGgagaaatagataaaataaaaatgtgaaacTGCATCCAATAAACTGACAAATAAAATTACAGATGAGATGACTATTtgaaatttagatataaaaaacacaatttccaaaataaatatcaattaaattgtTCAGGCTATATAATCTAACCATTTTCAAACTAGCAAGAGAGATTCCAAATTGAACATCAAGGACTTTGCTTGAACTGTTTCCAAAGCTTTTACACATCTTCCACTGAAGAGACTGGGAATCTGCACAAAGGCAACCTTAATTTTCAGACTTTCAGCATTAACTGGATAAAGCTCCTTAAAAGATGTAGTAACTTATTGAATGAAAAGCTCTGAGCTGTTAACAGAAAAcgtatgaaaattaaactagtGGATGTAAAAATAAGTACAGAAAATGTAAAACAATAAACATAGCATGCCATCAACATTGTATCACCAAACCAGGGTTTATTTCCAACATTTTAACAGCCAT encodes:
- the LOC100780788 gene encoding protein SEH1 — translated: MAKELLTLDNGTTCTSWNYSGTRLAAGSADGTLSIFDSREPPSSSSLRSTFKSRVLEGNIVKIVWIPPEYGDAVACISADGIVSLWEEVAEDSQSLQWKMCKSFGNSSSKVLDVQFGISLASLKMVAAYSDGNVRVFELSDPLELRNWQLQAEFQNVIESVSSFGKASCLSASISWNPQKGGSQESSFLVGFNSNTPELNSSKVWEFDQAHQRWLPVAELALPEDKGDQVYAVAWAPNIGRPYEIIAVATHKGLAIWHLGLNPDHDGRLPVERVALLSGHEGMVWQMEWDMSGMTLATTGHDGMVRLWQSNLNGVWHQQAAFEPTS